The following are from one region of the Thermodesulfobacteriota bacterium genome:
- a CDS encoding CopG family antitoxin: MKKTKKIPEFKNEDEERKFRATRDSTEYVDWKKAKRVVLPKLKPSVKRS; this comes from the coding sequence ATGAAGAAAACGAAAAAAATACCTGAGTTCAAGAACGAGGACGAAGAGAGGAAGTTCCGGGCAACCCGCGACTCGACCGAATACGTGGACTGGAAGAAGGCGAAGAGGGTGGTGCTCCCGAAGCTAAAACCATCGGTCAAGAGGAGTTGA